In the genome of Ferrovibrio terrae, the window GCACGAACAGGCAGACCTCATCCAGCATGAAATCCTTGCGCAGGGCTGGCGCGGTCAGTTCGGTCAGGTGATCCAGCAGCAGGCCGCGCTCGGTCGCATCCTTGATTCTGCCGGTCAGGGTGAAATGCATGCGGAATTCTTCGAAGATGTAAGGATAGCCCCAGTCGCGCAGGTACTGCTCCTGCCGCGCGCTTAAACCGGCGGCGCGGCGGCGCGCCAGTTCCTGCTCCGATGGCGGCGCGCGGAACCGGTCGAAGGTGCGGATGCAATCGGCGGCCAGCGCATCCAGTTCTGCCGAAGGCACGGCCGGCCGCAGGGCGAGGAAGCTGCCCAGTGCGGCGGGCGTCAGCGTCAGGCGCAGGGGCCGGCGCGTGGCGGCGAATGTCTCCAGCGCCATGATCAGCTGGCCCTCGTCGCAGCCTTCGGCCAGATGGAACGGCGGCTTCAGCGTGCCGTGGAAACCGTATCTGCGTGGATCGGCGGTCAGGCTGGCGATCCGGCCAGCGTCAAGGCCTGCTGCCGGCACGGCCAGATACTGCGCGCCGGTCTCGGGATCCCAGCCGAGCCAGCGGGCTGCAATATCATGCAGCGGGTGGTCGGTGGCCGGAGCGACATAAAGGGCAAAACGCGGCGCCATGGTCTAGACCTGTGTGCAGATGGTCTTGTGGGTAACCCTGACGGCCCGGAGTCGGTCGGGGATTTCACCCTGCCGTCGCCGAACCGCAATCGAACTGTCACACCGCATTGCTATCAGCGTCCCCTACACGGAAACAGCGGGGAATCGCATGCGCGCGGCCATCGAGATCGCCCATCTATCGAAAACTTTCAAGACGGGCAAGCGCGCGCTCGACAATGTCAGCCTTGCGATCCAGCCCGGCGAGATGGTCGCGCTGATCGGGGCCTCGGGGTCGGGCAAATCCACCCTGCTGCGCCATGTCGCCGGCCTGATGCCGGGCGATCGCGACGCCGCGTCGCAGATTTCGGTCGATGGCCGCATGGTGCAGGCGGGTGGCCGCATCGGCAAGGGCATCCGTGAAACCCGCGCCGGCATCGGCTTCATCTTCCAGCAGTTCAACCTGGTCGGCCGCATGCAGGTGCTGACCAACGTGCTCGCCGGCAATCTCGGCCGCATGCCGCTGTGGCGCACGATGTTCAAGCTGTTCACCGACGACCAGCGGCGCATCGCCGTGGCAGCCCTCGACCGCGTCGGTATCGCGTCCTGCGCCTTCCAGCGCGCCTCGACTCTCTCGGGTGGCCAGCAGCAGCGCGCCGCCATTGCCCGCGCCTTGGTGCAGCAGGCCCGCGTCATTCTCGCCGACGAGCCGATTGCCTCGCTCGATCCGGAATCCTCGCGCCGCGTGATGGCGGCGCTGGCCGATATCAACCGCTCGGATCGCGTCACCGTCGTGGTGTCGCTGCATCAGGTGGATTTCGCGCTGAAATACTGCCGCCGCGTCGTGGCATTGCGCGACGGCCGCGTGATGTATGACGGGCCGTCGGCGGCCGTCACCGCTGCCTTGCTGCGCGGCATCTACGGCGAGCAGACCGATCTCGATTTCGGATCTCTGGGCGAACCGGCCGATGTCGATCACGAGGTCGACCAGCCGGTCGACAGCGCGCGCCTCGTGCCGCGCATGCAGGCGCTGCCGGCCTGAATTTCACGCTTACCTCAAGACCACGTCCTTCAGTCAAACCACCGGGAGAAAACCATGCTTCGTCGCACATTCCTCACCACCGCTGCCGTGCTGCTCGCCGGCACTGTCCTGTCGGGCACTGCCCATGCGCAGCTGAAGGAAATCAACTTCGGCATCATCTCGACCGAGTCGAGCTCCAACCTGAAGACCATCTGGGAGCCATTCCTG includes:
- the phnC gene encoding phosphonate ABC transporter ATP-binding protein, giving the protein MRAAIEIAHLSKTFKTGKRALDNVSLAIQPGEMVALIGASGSGKSTLLRHVAGLMPGDRDAASQISVDGRMVQAGGRIGKGIRETRAGIGFIFQQFNLVGRMQVLTNVLAGNLGRMPLWRTMFKLFTDDQRRIAVAALDRVGIASCAFQRASTLSGGQQQRAAIARALVQQARVILADEPIASLDPESSRRVMAALADINRSDRVTVVVSLHQVDFALKYCRRVVALRDGRVMYDGPSAAVTAALLRGIYGEQTDLDFGSLGEPADVDHEVDQPVDSARLVPRMQALPA
- a CDS encoding DUF1045 domain-containing protein, producing the protein MAPRFALYVAPATDHPLHDIAARWLGWDPETGAQYLAVPAAGLDAGRIASLTADPRRYGFHGTLKPPFHLAEGCDEGQLIMALETFAATRRPLRLTLTPAALGSFLALRPAVPSAELDALAADCIRTFDRFRAPPSEQELARRRAAGLSARQEQYLRDWGYPYIFEEFRMHFTLTGRIKDATERGLLLDHLTELTAPALRKDFMLDEVCLFVQGEPSANFRIAGRYRLGG